From the genome of Nodosilinea sp. PGN35, one region includes:
- a CDS encoding LamG-like jellyroll fold domain-containing protein has protein sequence MTAQAPILETFIQRYSDRNYRYPVLVRHQGTVIALAMDDQRRIYYSVLNLNGQENALDVNFWSAQPQELEFPREIAEVGFGVTDQLLLPTVKQGSRDPVAPGTVVAANEEDKFLSRTARLTADAPFQAMSDGRFVYVFRQAIEASHRDQITVPGPGDRPVPIVDATLLVDRFVLSGASGAAQGGSNPPSPRLQLNLEVRFRRSRSKTRPQSTKDSLGAKDMQEQPFVEPTQELSFIRNLRDGRFSIVLLPTSIAEVSRWQIFAFNGATDCIDTYNLERSLDGLFNTRGSQPSPSTDAAETALDFSRTADHIALSPGVSLGRRFSQEAWIFPRVTAPTPGVELEQALLGAAEKTVDAPPSIWIVDNRRVRVGFGDGTRFHSFLTGEVLRSNQWNHLAVVFQDEASDRGYHLYVNGLPVEIEPEGSPAASQSAIPLDAPVTQVGSPSQSFFGLIDELRLWNRPRSEREIRRDRHLRLTGQELGLAAYWRLDEGSGRDILDQTGNHPPAALSSEGFAARAWVPSDAPVGDNAGVSRDSFRFEGRRVAAGLASLLYFQQEQARTGYDQQAKPMRQGARVMLAVTTQAATGDRQEIATLDFGVSAEGRLAKIPDHLPLQPVAVEREGAAVDITEEQAQIQTIQRQIDQILSADDTADVSEELARIEALQATIRDRQQAARRVDVNAELQRLQDLQAAIAQKTQRIATVAEEITYLNRIFTLVDNAVENRSIAATVPAGSLDRLNLLPKLNRLRDLRHLQANGQRDLQQLLDFLRGARVTLYEHANFGGRSLAFGPVAGGNSVSSRFVGYTQLNQNSFNDLISSIGITQLDRPGQSSIPALQVTVYEHANRNDNGRQSGFVHTFTETTDFVGRHLNDRISSLEVAENPAFRNHREALRQSLNTAAADLNAVLSDLRAIRTQIDELRTDQDRQRRQLEQSVISDRTTLSALQNLLNNGFIATMPLVHSDLAGLTTVGGLLTFAWSNDTPLLFDSAVGNVALYFRGTDDQFFVAYYKTLTQRARYALTDALGQETVVGFARSTEAEMDRIRLDVEGDETAATGTVTLRLRVGEREIVETWQRVPRAPQAFARVLNGLAGNRSFVGRGQLAVAEGQADRLTLTEGVNRSLPAGATLFVGDFKATLETAVEQGATELSLRTEVANPTADALPVFFLEYDYDGQASTTQAGADLSTGSKLLAFIADSQGAAVQNRTVRSGLTLSSRWVSGTPGHTYAFDGAQSHAHLEAAAPAVFNQKLRQLSPQDDLTLEAWVRPTQIAAANQRARVLHYRPAPATSDTPYLLGLKREDLSTALQLNGSTDGVRIANAAHLNFAGEITLEAWVRPAANETLGNIVVHGNASGDQVYLRINDSRYEMGNQRNGVLSNVSVAMPAADRTGLAWVHLAGVYDGSHWRLYRNGIALGSEAAPVGAIPVSADWGLGAHPNLGTDRVRILTGAIAEVRVWKRGRSQSDIAADLNREVIGNETDLVACWRFDSVGNRRATDHARFAHHGTLLGNPQATESPLPAYSVFAGVGEQLVQTTEKVPAGNWNHLAMVFNQAYGVRLDGVATTYLDAGSDPTLDLNRDLTIEVAFQVNDLSQPRALLTKGRISEDEETEQHVPYALYLNPSGRAVFAFEDVRGNRHLFVSEPIPNPTAFHTVTVTRQRNTITPPVLNNSGQQTGVDIIAWDTIQFFVDGQDKTPEGQPFGVFEYKQPGSDTTGTPRREGSGTSPGSNPSPSPGINSGQPQQPVEIGSSNRPLEFGAPFTLAALRPSNGRVDSINGVAIDLPSLSFSVRRQQAVAFAKLVGIELANEQANPTLEQSQQLVQLFREPLAIAPLNGVLAEIRLWNVPLEAGSLKPKLQGGERGLLSWWPFEEAEGTLAFDAKSSSHARFKGAVQWVKDPNPSGSALVLYRNGQILTTTPVAAGDRAALLSPQAQFTLGGLRRNNQVREFFQGEMEEVRIWKTARTLEQIHDNLFRRLLGENEQFLDNREDLLAYYPFDSQRAGVLSDFSLLGNDLTPVAAEFVLSTAPIGEDTPQVRSALAGLRTPFNDRLQSAPAVQEYGDLQTDGDGNLFGIYKRCYGLIKDGQWELVTGFKVGELVTEWVGQVQFDPQLIGYIEGSPPVPGENLTSTGVVLGEFADYNGASSVELKQASKTNFTFSAEKESGFDSSFDLTAGLLTQAKVGAGIGLVSEITNADGAFGLKAKFEHSLGWLSGGSTSLGLTTNLSSKQQLQGFVEPPDEVAFEDVGRRFIPENMGFALVQSQTADVFALRLKHNSALVSYQMRANPDIPPDRNIINFPINPRYTKQGSLDGKVGFNPDPDYPNALTFSSDSSFYKPIEAFALKQRIQREEERVRAYYDQYDAGAVGRRQNVLFGQQGDLGSEEILQNLPRLEKRNLANTYVWTADGGLFAETQETMDVLQESYGGSYAFKGVAGIFADLSVVISNVGFKFGFEAMFGGHLNVQANKSIESENAFSVEVSVDQVERDVFLRDAAGDVLFDRSNPLTPKALRHPGRVDAYRFMTFYLEPQADHFDHFFSQVVDPLWLEQSPDANALALRGLRDGNQTASTKPPCWRIFHRVTFVSRVLPPVGTTRPLPALEAQMRELSIDSNFELIKRLDPFVADKVDDFGAFSRAVRDTIETFMPELQPHVATITEFMRLFYGVAEPLALADSAELTGLLEGGRAPNQPPVVRVGRSQTLHLEGDSVQTTLPGAVADDVLSAEAIFVTWAVESAPATAVVTLADRHSPVTTASFSEIGRYRLSLTASDGRLSTTEELGLLVNQSPLVRAGEDREIGFREPLELRGELRRDGRGDRTSQTLTIRWELINGPGLVTFDNAAALRTRASFSASGVYLLRLTAETTTASGVLNHSDDLQVFVGARISRGLQALYSFADPVVTEGATVRDVAGVGAPMDLTIAGHPAALPAPGGSGSLALALKEPARLTGANAARLIAAVKASGEFTLEAWINPREASQPGLGRILTLSGGASSRNVILGQAGNQFQVGVRTSETNGNASDRAFAGGTVTPGTLTHVVCTRDATGLTRLYTNGQEVARRLVGGSLSPWEESFTLALGNELGDERRRDRAWLGDLHLVALYSTALTAAEVSTNFEVGADANLAPVISAGADQVVNLPATVTLRGAVIDDRLPNSQLAVLWSQPSGPSPVTFSDPTSLEPTVSFVDPGSREDEQPFKVAGVYTLRLTVGDEAQAISDELTLTVNHAPLITVAETMVVQLPNRLRLAAEVDSGLGSPQAGQLALRWSQLSGPGTVTFSDPTLVSPTAQFSTSGTYVLRLTANNGLLSAGADVTVHANTAPTLRVTAPPLVNLPAAAHLQGEIVDTGLADPAGAVTAQWTLVNGPGAVTFADAQAAATTATFSASGPYVLRLTVSTGALSTSREVTITANQAPVVDAGLNQSIDLPALAELDGTVSDDGFPTQPGRLTLAWSKVSGPGTVTFSASASDFTTAQFSQGGEYVLRLTADDGATSSHDEVTVLVNQPPVVNAGPDQRLSLPPGTGGAIASPAIATLSGTVQDDGLPTSTVTSRWAQLSGPATARLDNPDRPTTQAEFPQAGTYLLELSASDGRLTGRATLTVVVSDRILEGLQAIYDFREGTGTTIRDRSGLQPALDLTLVSGALERLPGRGIGLRQGSLLATAAPATRLSREIQQTQALTVEAWVKPAQVAPAQTPARIVTLSTDINQRNFTLGQSNNQYVMRLRTTTTGLNGTEPVVEGGSVNPNQLTHLVYTRDRAGNAVLYVNGQRQQRGQISGNLSNWNETYRLALGNELTGDGQRPAQEGQRPWLGEYHLVALYNRALSAEEVAHNFAANLPG, from the coding sequence AGGTGTCTCGCTGGCAGATTTTTGCCTTCAATGGGGCCACCGACTGCATTGACACCTACAACCTGGAGCGCTCTTTAGACGGGCTGTTTAACACCCGGGGCAGCCAGCCCTCCCCCAGCACCGACGCTGCCGAAACCGCCCTCGATTTCAGCCGCACCGCCGACCACATCGCCCTCAGCCCTGGGGTCAGCCTGGGCCGTCGCTTTAGCCAGGAAGCCTGGATCTTTCCCCGCGTCACCGCCCCCACCCCCGGCGTTGAGCTGGAGCAGGCGTTGCTGGGGGCCGCCGAAAAAACCGTCGATGCGCCTCCCTCGATCTGGATTGTGGACAACCGCCGGGTGCGGGTGGGCTTTGGCGATGGCACGCGCTTCCACTCGTTTTTGACCGGTGAGGTGTTGCGCTCTAACCAGTGGAACCACCTGGCCGTGGTCTTTCAGGACGAGGCCAGCGATCGCGGCTACCACCTCTACGTCAACGGGTTGCCGGTGGAGATCGAGCCCGAGGGCAGCCCCGCCGCCAGCCAGAGCGCCATTCCCCTGGATGCCCCCGTCACTCAGGTGGGCTCCCCCAGCCAGAGTTTCTTTGGGCTAATCGATGAACTGCGTCTGTGGAACCGGCCCCGCAGCGAGCGAGAAATTCGCCGCGATCGCCACCTCCGCCTCACCGGCCAGGAGTTGGGCCTGGCGGCCTACTGGCGGCTAGACGAGGGGTCGGGCCGCGATATTTTAGATCAGACCGGCAACCATCCCCCCGCCGCGCTCAGTTCTGAGGGGTTTGCGGCCCGAGCCTGGGTACCCTCCGATGCGCCCGTGGGCGACAACGCCGGGGTCAGCCGCGACAGCTTTCGGTTTGAGGGCCGCCGCGTCGCCGCTGGCCTAGCCTCCCTGCTCTACTTTCAGCAGGAGCAGGCCCGCACCGGCTACGATCAGCAGGCCAAGCCCATGCGCCAGGGAGCCCGGGTGATGCTGGCGGTGACCACCCAGGCCGCTACGGGCGATCGCCAGGAAATCGCCACCCTGGACTTTGGCGTTAGCGCCGAGGGCAGACTGGCCAAAATTCCCGACCACCTGCCCCTCCAGCCCGTGGCGGTGGAGCGCGAGGGCGCGGCGGTGGATATCACTGAGGAGCAAGCCCAGATCCAGACTATTCAGCGGCAGATTGATCAAATCCTCAGCGCCGACGACACCGCTGACGTCAGCGAGGAGCTGGCCCGCATTGAGGCCCTCCAGGCCACCATCCGCGATCGCCAGCAGGCCGCCCGCCGGGTAGATGTCAATGCCGAGCTGCAGCGCCTCCAGGATTTGCAGGCCGCGATCGCCCAAAAAACCCAGCGCATTGCCACCGTCGCCGAAGAAATCACCTACCTCAACCGGATATTCACCCTAGTGGACAATGCCGTTGAGAACCGCAGCATTGCCGCGACGGTGCCAGCGGGCAGTTTAGATCGGCTCAACCTGCTGCCCAAGCTCAACCGTCTGCGCGACCTGCGCCACCTCCAGGCCAACGGTCAGCGGGATCTGCAACAGCTACTCGACTTTCTGCGCGGGGCGCGGGTCACCCTGTATGAGCACGCTAATTTTGGCGGGCGCTCCCTTGCCTTTGGGCCAGTTGCCGGGGGCAACAGCGTCTCCTCTCGCTTTGTGGGCTACACCCAGCTCAACCAAAATAGCTTCAACGACTTGATCAGCAGCATCGGCATTACCCAGCTGGACAGGCCGGGGCAGTCGAGTATTCCCGCCCTGCAAGTCACCGTCTACGAGCACGCCAACCGCAACGACAATGGCCGTCAGTCGGGCTTTGTGCACACCTTTACCGAAACGACCGACTTTGTCGGGCGGCACCTGAACGATCGCATCTCCAGCCTGGAAGTTGCGGAAAATCCGGCCTTCCGCAACCATCGCGAGGCGCTGCGACAGTCTCTCAACACCGCCGCCGCTGACCTCAATGCCGTCCTCAGCGATCTGCGCGCCATCCGCACTCAGATCGACGAGCTGCGTACCGACCAGGATCGACAGCGACGGCAGCTGGAGCAGTCGGTAATCAGCGATCGCACTACCCTATCGGCCCTGCAAAACCTGCTGAACAACGGCTTTATCGCCACCATGCCGCTGGTGCACAGCGACTTGGCCGGGCTCACCACCGTGGGCGGGCTGCTCACCTTTGCCTGGTCTAACGACACCCCCCTGCTGTTTGACAGCGCCGTGGGCAATGTCGCCCTTTACTTTCGGGGCACCGACGACCAGTTCTTTGTCGCCTACTACAAAACCCTCACCCAGCGGGCCCGCTATGCCCTCACCGACGCCCTCGGCCAGGAGACCGTGGTTGGCTTTGCCCGCTCCACCGAGGCCGAGATGGATCGCATCCGCCTCGACGTCGAGGGGGATGAGACGGCGGCGACCGGCACCGTCACCCTCCGGCTCAGGGTTGGTGAGCGGGAGATTGTCGAAACCTGGCAGCGGGTGCCCCGCGCTCCCCAGGCCTTTGCCCGCGTGCTCAACGGCCTGGCGGGCAACCGCAGCTTTGTTGGGCGGGGCCAGCTGGCCGTAGCCGAGGGCCAAGCCGATCGCCTGACCCTGACCGAGGGCGTCAATCGCTCGCTGCCGGCGGGGGCCACGCTGTTTGTTGGAGATTTCAAAGCGACCTTAGAAACCGCTGTGGAGCAGGGTGCCACCGAGCTGAGCCTGCGCACTGAAGTGGCCAACCCCACCGCCGATGCCCTGCCAGTCTTTTTCCTGGAGTACGACTACGACGGGCAGGCCAGCACCACCCAGGCCGGAGCCGACCTGTCCACCGGCTCAAAGCTGCTGGCCTTTATCGCCGATAGCCAGGGAGCAGCGGTGCAGAATCGAACCGTGCGCAGCGGCCTAACCCTCAGCAGCCGCTGGGTGTCGGGCACCCCAGGACACACCTACGCCTTTGACGGAGCCCAGAGCCACGCTCACCTGGAGGCTGCTGCCCCGGCGGTCTTTAACCAGAAGCTGCGGCAACTGTCTCCCCAGGATGACCTCACCCTGGAAGCCTGGGTGCGCCCCACCCAGATCGCAGCGGCCAACCAGCGGGCCAGGGTGCTCCACTACCGGCCCGCCCCGGCCACCAGCGACACCCCCTACCTGCTGGGCCTCAAGCGGGAAGATCTGAGCACCGCCCTTCAGCTCAACGGCAGTACCGATGGGGTGCGCATTGCCAACGCCGCCCACCTCAACTTCGCTGGGGAAATCACGCTGGAAGCCTGGGTGCGACCGGCGGCGAACGAAACCCTGGGCAACATTGTCGTCCACGGCAACGCCAGCGGCGATCAGGTGTACCTGCGGATCAACGACAGCCGCTACGAGATGGGCAACCAGCGCAACGGGGTTTTGTCTAACGTATCGGTGGCCATGCCCGCCGCCGATCGCACGGGTCTGGCCTGGGTGCACCTGGCCGGGGTCTACGACGGCAGCCACTGGCGGCTCTACCGCAACGGCATTGCCCTGGGGAGCGAGGCGGCACCTGTGGGAGCCATCCCGGTCTCGGCGGATTGGGGATTGGGTGCCCACCCCAACCTCGGCACCGATCGGGTGCGAATTTTGACCGGGGCGATCGCCGAAGTCCGGGTCTGGAAGCGGGGCCGCTCCCAGAGCGACATTGCCGCCGACTTGAACCGGGAAGTCATCGGCAACGAAACCGACCTGGTGGCCTGCTGGCGCTTTGACAGCGTCGGCAACCGCCGCGCCACCGACCACGCCCGCTTTGCCCACCACGGCACGCTGCTGGGCAATCCCCAGGCTACAGAGTCACCGCTGCCGGCCTACTCCGTGTTTGCGGGGGTGGGTGAACAGCTGGTGCAGACCACCGAAAAAGTGCCCGCAGGCAACTGGAACCACCTGGCCATGGTGTTTAACCAGGCCTACGGGGTGCGGCTCGATGGCGTGGCCACGACCTACCTGGACGCCGGTAGCGACCCCACCCTCGATCTCAACCGCGACCTCACCATCGAAGTAGCTTTTCAGGTCAACGACCTCAGTCAGCCCCGCGCCCTCTTGACCAAGGGCAGAATCAGCGAGGATGAGGAGACTGAGCAGCACGTCCCCTACGCCCTCTACCTCAACCCCAGCGGGCGGGCGGTCTTTGCCTTTGAGGATGTGCGGGGCAACAGGCACCTGTTTGTGTCAGAACCCATTCCCAACCCCACCGCCTTTCACACCGTCACCGTTACCCGTCAGCGCAACACCATTACCCCTCCGGTACTGAACAACAGCGGTCAGCAAACCGGGGTAGACATCATTGCCTGGGATACCATTCAGTTCTTCGTGGATGGCCAGGACAAAACGCCTGAGGGGCAACCCTTTGGGGTGTTTGAGTACAAACAGCCCGGCAGCGACACCACCGGCACCCCCCGCCGGGAGGGCAGCGGCACCAGCCCCGGCAGCAATCCCAGCCCCAGCCCCGGCATCAACAGCGGCCAGCCCCAGCAGCCGGTCGAGATTGGCAGCAGCAACCGGCCCCTAGAATTTGGCGCTCCCTTTACCCTGGCGGCCCTGCGCCCCAGCAATGGCAGAGTGGACAGCATCAATGGCGTTGCCATCGACTTGCCGAGCCTATCGTTCTCGGTGCGGCGGCAACAGGCGGTGGCCTTTGCCAAGCTGGTGGGCATTGAGCTGGCCAATGAGCAGGCCAACCCCACCCTGGAGCAGAGCCAGCAGCTGGTTCAGCTCTTTCGTGAACCCCTGGCGATCGCCCCCCTCAACGGCGTCCTGGCCGAAATTCGCCTGTGGAACGTGCCCCTAGAGGCGGGCAGCCTCAAGCCCAAACTTCAGGGCGGTGAGCGGGGGCTGCTGTCCTGGTGGCCGTTTGAGGAGGCCGAGGGAACCCTCGCCTTCGACGCCAAAAGCAGCAGTCACGCTCGCTTCAAGGGGGCGGTGCAGTGGGTTAAGGATCCCAACCCCAGCGGCTCAGCCCTGGTGCTGTACCGCAATGGGCAGATTTTAACCACGACCCCGGTGGCAGCGGGCGATCGCGCCGCGCTGCTCTCCCCCCAGGCCCAGTTCACCCTGGGGGGCCTGCGCCGCAACAATCAAGTGCGGGAATTTTTCCAGGGCGAGATGGAGGAGGTGCGCATCTGGAAAACCGCCCGCACCCTGGAGCAGATCCACGACAACCTGTTCCGCCGCCTGCTGGGGGAAAACGAGCAGTTCCTCGACAACCGCGAAGACCTGCTGGCCTACTACCCCTTTGATTCCCAGCGAGCCGGGGTACTGTCAGACTTCTCTCTGCTGGGCAACGACCTCACGCCCGTTGCGGCGGAGTTTGTGCTCTCCACCGCCCCCATTGGCGAAGACACACCCCAGGTGCGCAGCGCCCTGGCCGGGCTGCGCACCCCCTTTAACGATCGCCTCCAGAGCGCTCCCGCTGTGCAGGAGTACGGCGACCTGCAAACCGACGGCGATGGCAACCTGTTCGGCATCTACAAGCGCTGCTATGGGTTGATCAAAGACGGCCAGTGGGAGCTGGTTACTGGCTTTAAGGTGGGCGAACTGGTGACGGAGTGGGTCGGCCAGGTGCAGTTTGACCCGCAGTTGATTGGCTATATCGAGGGCTCGCCCCCGGTGCCCGGCGAAAACCTCACCAGTACCGGCGTGGTGCTGGGCGAGTTTGCCGACTACAACGGGGCCAGCTCCGTGGAGCTCAAGCAGGCCAGCAAAACCAACTTCACCTTCTCCGCCGAGAAAGAGAGCGGCTTTGACTCCAGCTTTGACCTGACGGCAGGGCTGCTGACCCAGGCTAAGGTCGGAGCCGGCATTGGCCTGGTGAGCGAGATCACCAACGCGGACGGTGCCTTTGGGCTCAAGGCCAAGTTTGAGCATTCCCTGGGCTGGCTCAGCGGCGGCAGTACCAGCCTGGGGCTGACCACCAACCTCTCCAGCAAGCAGCAGCTCCAGGGCTTTGTGGAACCGCCCGACGAGGTGGCCTTTGAGGATGTAGGGCGCAGGTTCATTCCCGAAAACATGGGCTTTGCCCTGGTGCAGTCGCAGACTGCCGACGTGTTTGCCCTGCGCCTCAAGCACAACAGCGCCCTGGTGTCGTATCAAATGCGGGCAAACCCCGACATTCCGCCCGATCGCAACATCATTAACTTCCCGATCAACCCCCGCTACACCAAGCAGGGCAGCCTCGACGGCAAAGTCGGCTTCAACCCCGACCCCGACTACCCCAACGCCCTCACCTTCAGCAGCGACAGCAGCTTCTACAAACCCATCGAAGCCTTTGCCCTGAAGCAGCGCATCCAGCGGGAAGAGGAGCGGGTGCGGGCCTACTACGACCAGTACGATGCCGGGGCGGTGGGCCGCAGGCAAAACGTACTCTTTGGCCAGCAGGGCGATCTGGGCAGCGAAGAAATTTTGCAAAACCTGCCCCGGCTGGAGAAGCGCAACCTGGCCAACACCTACGTGTGGACGGCGGACGGCGGTCTGTTTGCCGAAACCCAGGAAACCATGGATGTACTTCAGGAAAGCTACGGTGGCTCCTACGCCTTTAAGGGCGTAGCGGGAATCTTTGCCGATCTGAGCGTAGTGATCAGCAACGTCGGCTTCAAGTTTGGCTTTGAGGCGATGTTTGGCGGGCACCTCAACGTACAGGCCAACAAGAGTATCGAGTCTGAAAATGCCTTCTCGGTGGAGGTCAGCGTCGATCAGGTGGAGCGCGACGTGTTTCTGCGGGATGCGGCGGGGGACGTGCTGTTTGACCGCAGCAACCCCCTCACGCCCAAGGCCCTGCGGCATCCTGGCCGGGTGGATGCCTACCGGTTTATGACCTTCTACCTGGAACCCCAGGCCGACCACTTCGACCACTTCTTCAGCCAGGTGGTAGACCCCCTCTGGCTGGAGCAGAGCCCCGATGCCAACGCCCTGGCCCTGCGGGGTCTGCGCGACGGCAACCAAACGGCCAGTACCAAACCGCCCTGCTGGCGCATTTTTCACCGGGTCACCTTTGTCAGCCGGGTGCTGCCCCCCGTCGGCACGACCCGTCCCCTACCAGCCCTGGAAGCCCAGATGCGGGAGCTGAGCATCGACAGCAACTTTGAGCTGATCAAGCGGCTCGACCCCTTCGTGGCCGACAAGGTAGACGACTTTGGCGCGTTCTCCCGCGCCGTGCGCGACACCATTGAGACCTTCATGCCGGAGCTCCAGCCCCACGTGGCCACCATCACCGAGTTTATGCGGTTGTTCTACGGCGTGGCCGAGCCCCTGGCCCTGGCCGACAGTGCCGAACTCACCGGCCTGCTGGAGGGAGGCCGCGCCCCCAACCAGCCGCCCGTGGTGCGGGTGGGCCGCAGCCAAACCCTGCACCTGGAGGGCGACAGCGTTCAGACCACACTGCCCGGTGCCGTGGCAGACGATGTGCTCTCTGCTGAGGCGATCTTCGTCACCTGGGCGGTCGAGTCTGCACCAGCGACAGCCGTCGTTACCCTGGCCGATCGCCACAGCCCGGTGACCACCGCCAGCTTCAGCGAGATTGGCCGCTACCGGCTCTCCCTCACCGCCAGCGATGGCCGCCTGTCTACCACCGAAGAGCTGGGCCTGCTGGTCAACCAGTCGCCCCTGGTGCGGGCTGGGGAAGACCGGGAAATCGGCTTCCGGGAACCTCTGGAACTGCGCGGCGAGCTGCGGCGGGATGGCCGGGGCGATCGCACCAGCCAAACCCTGACCATCCGCTGGGAGCTGATCAACGGCCCCGGCCTGGTAACCTTTGACAATGCCGCCGCCCTGCGCACCCGGGCTAGCTTTAGCGCCAGCGGCGTCTACCTGCTGCGGCTGACGGCGGAAACCACCACCGCCAGCGGCGTTCTCAACCACAGCGACGATCTGCAGGTGTTTGTGGGGGCGCGCATCAGCCGTGGCCTGCAAGCTCTCTACAGCTTTGCCGACCCGGTTGTCACCGAGGGGGCCACCGTGCGCGATGTCGCCGGGGTAGGCGCACCGATGGATCTCACCATCGCGGGCCATCCGGCGGCCCTGCCCGCCCCTGGCGGCAGCGGCTCCCTGGCCCTGGCCCTGAAGGAACCCGCCCGGCTGACGGGCGCTAACGCCGCTCGGCTGATTGCCGCTGTCAAAGCCAGCGGTGAGTTTACCCTGGAGGCCTGGATCAACCCCCGGGAGGCCAGCCAGCCCGGCCTGGGCCGCATCCTCACCCTGTCTGGGGGAGCCAGCAGCCGCAATGTGATTTTGGGGCAGGCGGGGAACCAGTTCCAGGTCGGGGTGCGCACCAGTGAGACCAACGGCAATGCCAGCGATCGCGCCTTTGCGGGCGGCACCGTCACCCCCGGCACCTTGACCCACGTGGTCTGCACCCGCGACGCGACTGGCCTGACTCGCCTCTACACCAACGGGCAGGAGGTGGCCAGGCGGCTGGTCGGCGGCAGTTTGAGTCCCTGGGAGGAGAGCTTTACCCTGGCCCTGGGCAACGAGCTGGGGGACGAGCGGCGGCGCGATCGCGCCTGGCTGGGCGACTTGCACCTGGTCGCCCTCTACAGCACGGCCCTGACTGCGGCGGAGGTGAGCACCAACTTTGAGGTGGGAGCCGATGCCAACCTGGCCCCGGTGATCTCCGCCGGAGCAGACCAGGTGGTCAACCTGCCCGCCACCGTTACCCTGCGGGGCGCAGTGATCGACGACCGCCTGCCCAACAGCCAGCTTGCGGTGCTGTGGAGCCAGCCCAGCGGCCCGTCTCCCGTCACCTTTAGCGACCCCACCAGCCTGGAGCCAACCGTCAGTTTTGTAGATCCCGGCAGCCGCGAAGACGAGCAGCCGTTCAAGGTGGCGGGGGTCTATACCCTGCGGCTGACCGTCGGCGACGAGGCCCAGGCCATCAGCGATGAGCTGACCCTGACCGTCAACCATGCCCCGCTAATCACCGTGGCAGAGACGATGGTGGTGCAACTGCCCAACCGCCTCCGCCTGGCCGCCGAGGTAGACAGCGGCCTGGGCAGCCCCCAGGCCGGTCAGCTGGCCCTGCGCTGGAGCCAGCTCAGCGGGCCCGGCACCGTTACTTTTAGCGATCCGACCCTGGTCAGCCCCACGGCCCAGTTTTCCACCAGCGGCACCTACGTGCTGCGGCTGACGGCCAACAACGGGCTGCTGAGCGCCGGGGCCGATGTCACCGTCCACGCCAACACAGCGCCTACCCTGCGGGTCACCGCGCCACCCCTGGTCAACCTGCCCGCCGCCGCCCATCTCCAGGGCGAGATTGTCGATACCGGCCTGGCCGACCCGGCGGGTGCCGTCACCGCCCAGTGGACGCTGGTGAATGGCCCCGGCGCTGTCACCTTTGCCGATGCCCAGGCCGCAGCGACAACGGCCACCTTCAGCGCCAGCGGCCCCTACGTGCTGCGCCTGACCGTGAGCACCGGAGCACTCTCCACCAGCCGCGAGGTGACGATTACGGCCAACCAGGCCCCCGTGGTGGACGCTGGCCTGAACCAGAGCATCGACCTGCCGGCCCTGGCAGAACTGGACGGCACCGTCAGCGATGACGGCTTCCCGACCCAGCCCGGTCGCCTCACCCTGGCCTGGAGCAAGGTCAGCGGCCCCGGCACCGTGACCTTCTCAGCCTCCGCCAGCGATTTCACCACCGCTCAGTTCTCCCAGGGGGGCGAGTATGTGCTGCGACTCACCGCCGACGATGGGGCTACCTCGTCCCACGATGAGGTAACCGTTCTCGTCAACCAGCCGCCCGTGGTCAACGCCGGGCCAGACCAGCGCCTGAGCCTACCCCCGGGAACCGGCGGGGCGATCGCCTCGCCTGCGATCGCCACCCTCAGCGGCACCGTGCAGGACGACGGGCTGCCCACGTCTACGGTCACCAGCCGCTGGGCACAACTCAGCGGCCCCGCCACCGCCCGCCTAGACAACCCCGACCGCCCCACCACCCAGGCTGAGTTTCCCCAGGCGGGTACCTACCTGCTCGAACTCAGCGCCAGCGATGGCCGTCTTACCGGACGCGCCACCCTCACCGTGGTGGTTTCAGACCGCATTCTGGAGGGCCTCCAGGCGATCTATGACTTCCGAGAAGGCACGGGTACCACGATTCGCGATCGGTCTGGTCTCCAGCCCGCCCTGGATCTGACCCTGGTAAGCGGTGCCCTTGAGCGTCTGCCGGGACGGGGGATTGGGCTGCGGCAGGGGAGCCTGCTGGCTACCGCTGCGCCCGCCACCCGCCTCAGCCGCGAAATTCAACAAACTCAGGCCCTCACGGTAGAGGCCTGGGTCAAACCGGCCCAGGTGGCCCCCGCCCAGACTCCGGCCCGCATAGTCACCCTCTCGACCGACATCAACCAGCGCAACTTTACCCTCGGCCAAAGCAACAACCAGTACGTGATGCGCCTGCGCACCACCACCACTGGCCTCAATGGCACCGAGCCGGTGGTAGAAGGCGGGTCAGTCAACCCCAACCAGCTCACCCACCTGGTCTACACCCGCGATCGCGCCGGGAATGCAGTCCTCTACGTCAATGGCCAGAGGCAGCAGCGGGGGCAGATCTCTGGCAACCTCTCCAACTGGAATGAGACCTACAGACTCGCCCTGGGGAACGAGCTGACCGGCGATGGGCAAAGACCGGCCCAGGAGGGCCAGCGCCCCTGGCTGGGTGAATACCACCTGGTTGCCCTCTACAACCGTGCCCTCAGCGCCGAGGAGGTGGCCCACAACTTCGCCGCCAACCTCCCGGGGTAG